The following is a genomic window from Clostridium sp..
GTTTTGTTTCCACAGAAAAACCCAATGTAATAGTAATCTCCGGAGATCTGTATGATAGATCCGTACCTCCGGTAGAGGCGGTTGATTTGTTGGATAGAGTATTTACAAAAATACTTATGGAACTGCATATTCCCATCATTGCCATAGCAGGTAATCATGACAGCGGCGAAAGAATTGAATTTGCAAACAGGATACTCAAGGCAAACGGACTATATATATATGGAAAACTTGGCAGTACTATAGAACCTGTCAGGATAGAGGATGAATATGGCTGTGTCAATTTTTATGCAGTTCCATATGCAGATCCTGCAGAAGTAAGAAACATCATGCATGATGAAAATATACATAACCACAATGATGCAATGAAAGCCATAGTCGATTCAATAAAAAAAAGCATGGATAGGAATTCGCGAAATATTCTGGTGGCACACGGATTCATTTCTGGAGGAGAGGTATCGGATTCTGAAAGACCTCTTTCCATAGGAGGCACAGAGTATATAGACCGCAATATTTTTGAAGATTTCAATTATACAGCTCTTGGACATCTTCACGGTCCACAGAGAATAGGAAGCGATAAAATAAGATATTCAGGTTCCCTGCTCAAATATTCTTTCTCTGAAGCAAGGCAGAAAAAATCCATAAGCATTGTCAATCTGGATAAAGACGGTGAAATACATGTTGAAAAGAAAAGCCTGAAGCCAAGGAGGGATATGAGAGTTTTAAAGGGAAAATTGAAGGACATATTGAGTCCTGAAATATACAGACAGGGAAATGTGGAGGACTATATATGTGTAAATCTCACAGATGAAGAACAGATTATAGAACCGATGAGCAAACTCAGGTCGGTTTACCCTAATATTTTGAAATTGACCAGGGAGTCTTTTGGCAGTTCCCTTAAAAATGATCGTATCGATATTGATAAAGTTTACGCAAAAAAAGATATATTAAAATTGTTTGATGAATTTTATACGGGAATTACGGGAAGAGAATTTACAAGAGAAAAAAAAGAGGTAATATTGGATGTACTGAAATATATAAAAAGTGAGGAAGGTGGTATTTATGAGACCGATTAAACTTGTAATGACCGCTTTCGGACCTTATGCGGGCAGGGAAGAGATAGATTTTAGAAAACTTGGTGATAAAAATATTTTTTTGATAACCGGACCAACCGGAGCCGGGAAGACAACTATTTTTGATGGAATAAGTTATGCAGTCTATGGAGAAGCCAGCGGCGACGGAAGAGATGGGGAAAGTTTAAGAAGTCAGTTTGCAAAAGACGATTTGATTACTTCAGTAGAGATTTACTTTGAACTTCGAGGCAGAAAATATTATATAAAGAGGATACCAAAACAGATGAAGCCCAAATCCAGGGGCAGTGGATTTACCGAGCAGAAAACGGATGCGGAGATGAGGATGTATCGGGGAGATGAGGACTATGACGTAATTTCGGGAGTAAGTTCGGTGAATGAAAAAATAGAAAATATAATGGGTATAAATTATCAGCAGTTCAGGCAGATAATGATGATTCCACAGGGTGAATTCAGAAAACTTCTTGTATCTGACAGCAGGGAAAAGGAAAAAATATTGAGGAAAATATTCAATACGGAAATATACAGCAGATTTGAATCCAGATTGTCAGACATGGCAGCAGCCATTTATAATGATATAAAACTATTGAACCAGAAGGTATTTGAAAATATAAATAAAATACAGTACGAAGAGGATAGTAGGCTTCATGCTGCAATAAATTCGGAAAATAAAAATTATACTGCCATTCTGGAACTTTTAAAGGAAAAAATAAATTTTGATACTGCAGAAGATGCTGAATTAAAAAATAGAATCTCAAAATTTACTTTTAAAATGGAGAATATACAGAAAAAGATATATGAATCTACGGAAAACAATAAAAAGTTAAATGAAAAAGTACAGCTTGAGAATGTATTGAAGTCTTTAAGGGATAGAAACAAGGACATAGTTTTAAAAGAAAAGAGACTTTCAATGGGAAAAGTGGCTTTGAAAATAAGGATGTTTGAGGAAAATTATGTATCCCGTAAAGAAGATCTCGAAGTTAGGCAAAAAGAACTGGAGAAAAATAAATTCAGCATAAAAGATGCAGAAAACAGGTTAAAAGAGGATGAAAGTATTTTTAAGCATGAAGAATCAATGGAAGACTATAGAAATGGCTTATCCGAAAAACTTGCCGAACTAAAAAGCTACAGAGATAAAGCCAAAAAACTACAGGAAGAGAAGGAGATTTTAAATACAGCCAGGTATAAATTTCAAAAGGTAAAATCAGAATGGGAAAATAAAAAGATTTTTATGGAAGAATTGAAGAAGGAAATAGACAGTCTGAGAGAGGTAGTAGATAATTCCGTAGATTTCAAAGAAAAAAAGCTTGTACTTGAGTCAAAATATGATAAACTGTCCAGACTGTATGCAATAATTCAGGATTTGGATAAAGAGAATATAAGCATAGTGAAAATAAGAAAAGATTACAAATTATATTACAGTGAGATGAATAAAAACAGAGCTCTGGTTGATAAGGAAAAAGAAAAGCTTGATCACATGGAGGACCTGTTCAGAAAGAATCAGGCGGCATTCATTGCAGCTTCGCTTAAAGAAGGAGAACCATGTCCTGTATGCGGTTCACTGCATCATCCTTCAATTGCAAGGGGAAAAGGCAGATGCGTGGATGATGCTGAAATAGAAATCCAGAAAAAATGTATGGAAAAAGCAGAAAACATATATGAAAAAACGAGAATAAAATTTCAGAACGTAGATGCAGAAGGTCAAGGCAAAAGTGAAATTATACGCAGAATTAAAAAAGATTATAATGCACTGAGCGGTGAAAATATAGCTGATATAGAAAAAGACAAATTGACTGAATTTATAAAGAATAAATTGGAGTGCCTTAATTTGGAATTGCAAAAACTAAAAAAGGGAATAGCAGAAGCTGAAAACAGCTGGAAATATATTGAAAATAAAAAGAAAAACCTGAGGGAGAAAGTTTCTGAATATAATACTTCCGATGAAATATTTAATAAAGTTAACGAGGAATATTCAAGCGAGTTTATAGAAGTTGAAAAGGTTAAGGGAATATTAAATCAGATGACACTTGACATACCCGAAAATTTGAGAGAACAGAAAGTACTGGAAAATACTATAGAAAAAACTGAAAAAATTCAAATTGATGCAGCGAAAGCGCTCAAAACCGCCAGGGAAAATTACATGAATTCAAAAACCAGGTATGAAAGATTATGTGCAAGTAAAGATTCCATGGAAAAAGATATATGTAATCTGAAAATGCGTTTGGAAGAGGCAGAAAAGATTTTCAAGGAAAAACTCAAAAGTGTTGGATTTTCAAACATGGACGATTATAAAAGTTCAAAGATATCCAGCATTGAAGAAGGTGAACTTGAAAAAACTATAAATGAATTTTACAGGGAGTTAAAATCTGCAGAGGACAGATACAGCAGGCTGTGTGATCAGATAAAGAGTATTGTAATTTCAGATGTAGACAAATTGAATGAGGAGTATGAAAATATAAAAAGTAAAAGAATTGAACTGGAGGAAAATAGATCATCCGTCAATACAAAACTGCAAATGAATAAAGCTATTTTAAGTCGTCTTTGGGATCTTTTTAGGATTATAAATGATAAAGAGAAAAGTTACGGAGTAGTAGGAGAACTGGCTGAAGTCTCAAAAGGTAAAAATGCAGCCAGAATAAATTTTGAAAGATATGTGCTTTCTGCGTTCTTTGACAGCATTATAGAAGCTGCCAATATAAGGTTTATAAGGATGAGTGAGGGAAGATATGAACTTGACAGGATAAGGGAAAGCGGAAAGGGAAGAGCTCAGAGCGGACTCGATCTCCAGGTATATGACAATTATACAGGGAAGTGCCGCCATGTCAAAACACTATCCGGAGGTGAAAGCTTTAAAGCAGCCCTTTCACTTTCCCTGGGACTTGCAGATATCGTCCAGTGTTATTCGGGAGGGATAAATCTTGATACAATGTTTGTAGATGAAGGCTTTGGAACCCTTGACCCCGAATCACTTGATGGGGCTATCAAGTGCCTTGTAGATCTGCAGAACAGAGGAAGACTTGTTGGGATAATATCACACGTACCTGAATTAAAGGAGAGGATTGATGCCAAACTCGAGATAATTCCAGGACCTGAAGGCAGCAGGGCAAGATTTAATATAAGATGAAGGGCGGATAATTATTCCCCGCCCTTTTCCCGTTACGATAAATAATTTATTGTATATCTTCTATGATCTTGTCCACATGCCCGTCTACTCTTACCTTCCGGTATACTTTTTTCACTACACCATTTTCATCAATTATAAATGTGCTTCGTTCTATGCCCATTTTCTTTTTCCCAAACATGTTTTTTTCTTTCATAACGCCGTATAGATTGCATACTTTCTCATCGGGATCTGAAAGAAGTATAAACGGAATATTTAATTTATATATGAATTTGTCATGAGAATCAAGAGAATCTCTGCTAACACCCAATACTATGGCATTCAGTTCAGTTAATGTATCAATGTTGTCCCTAAACAAGCAAGCTTCCTTACTGCATCCAGGGGTATTGTCCTTGGAGTAAAAATATAGTATAACCTTTTTTCCTATATAATCGCTCAGTTTATGTTCTTTTTTATCAGAACCGGTTAATGTAAAGTCAGGGGCTTTATTACCTACATCGATTTTCATAATATAAACCTCCTAAGTTTATGGATAAATTATATCCTTATTATATTATTTTATGACTAATTGAAGTGTGAGTAAAGTAAATTTTATCAGGTACAATAAATAATGAATAGTATAGGTAAATATGGTAAAATCTAAATATAATGTGACGTTTATCATCTTAATTATATTAATGTAGAGGAGGAGCTATCCATGCAGATGCCGTATAGATGTGACCATGAAGAAATGCAGCTGAAGGAGGTCAGTATAAATGGTAATTTATGTGCAGGATATGGGGAAATATTTATAAATCAGACCTATCAGAACACGAGCAAAGAGAATATTGAAGGAATATATGTATTTCCCATGCCGGATACCGCAGTAATTTCTGGATTCGAAGCAGAAATAGGTGGAAGAATATTAAAGGCTTTAGTGGAAGACAAGAATAAGGTAAATAAAATATATGAGAATTCAGGAAATTTGGAACAAAGCCATTTCTCACTGGAGGAATTTAATCCGCATTTTTTTAAAATAAGTTTAGGTAAAATAATACCTGGTGAAACGGTTAAAATAAAATTTTCATATATAGACGAACTTGAATACAGCAGCAATATATTCAGGCTCACCATACCGGGAATTTCTCGTCCTGGAATACTAAAAAATGAATCAGGGCCGGCTCTGATCAAAAATAGAATATTGAGGCGTATTAAAAAAAATACACATGAAAATGAAAAACTTGAATTTAAGTCCAACATAATAGTTGAATCCATGAGCAGGCTTAATTTTAAATCACTGTACCATAATGTTAAAATAGAACGTGAAGGATATACTACAGCGAGAATAAGTTTTAATGAAAGACCTGAATTGACAGCCAGGGATTTTGTCCTGCTTATGAAGGAGGAAAATACACAAGAGGCAGACGGAATGATATATGAGTATAAAAATGAGGATCACAAAAATGGAATAGTATATATGAGAATAATTCCCAAGCTGGATAAATTTGAATTTGATAGAGGTAAAAGATATATCTTTCTCATGGATATTTCATATACAATGTATGGTGAGAAGCTGAAGCATGAAAAAGATGCACTCCAGCTTTGCTTGAGAAATATGCTGCCGGATGATGAATTTAATATAATAGCAATGGGTGATAGACTTGAAAAATTTTCACAGGATATGCTGGATTTTAATCAGGATTCGCTGGACAGGGCTTCGAAATGGATAGATGAATTGAATATTGAATCGGATGCAAATATATTTGAAGCAATAAAATATTCCATTGAAGAAATCACAGAACCTGCAACCATACTTATGTTTACCGATGATGAAATAGGTGAAGAAGAAAATATACTTTCCTATGTAAGAAAAAATATTGGTCAAAACACGATATTCACCTTTGGAGTAGGTGATTTTGCCAACAATTATTTTCTAAGCAGGCTGGCTCATGAAAGTATGGGGAAGGCTGAGTTTATAGATGATAGTGAAAAAATTGAGGATGTTGTTTTAAGGCAATTCAATAGGATACAAAATCCTCAAATTGAAAATATAAAAATCGACTGGGGAAAACTGCAGGTAAAAGCTACCTATCCAAGGACTATTGAATACATTTATGATAGAGAACCTTTTTCTATATTTGCAAGAGTAGTCGGGGATGTTGGAGGTCAGGTAGTGTTAAGTGGAAATGTAAATGGAGAGGAATATCTCAGAGAAATAGATATAGACAGCTTTAATACAGAGGAAAATGCCAATCTACTTAAAAAGGTCTGGGGAAGAAAACGCATAGAATCAATAAAAACGAGCATGAAAACAGAGCGCGGTGATACAAGGGAGTCTATGAGAAAAAAGATAGTGGAGATTTCCAAAGAAAATGGAATTATAAGCTCCGAAACAAAATTCATACTTATGGAACTGAGGGAGGAACCTGTCCTCGGGATTCAGCTTAGAAATGTAATCCCGGTTAAGGTAAGTGAAATGACTGAAAGGAATCTTAAAAGTACAGTTGCCGAAAACAGGAGTATCAGGACAGGATTTTTATATAAGAATTCAAACACAGATGACAATCTGTATTTGAATAAAAAATATCCAAGAGAAAAATTGATTAAAATAATTGCAAAAAATCAGTTCGCAGATGGTTCTTTTGCGGATTATGAAAACTGCAGCAAGAGAGATAAAATAAAAACTACATCAATGGCAGTACTTTCATTTGCCATGGGGAAGGGAAATATAGATATATATTCGAATCAAATCAACAAGGCTGCCAATTTCATATGTGAAAATTATAAAAATATTGATTTTCACAAGGAAATAGATATTACAAGACTGATTATTTTATCTTTAACTATATTGAATAAAAAAAATTTCCTCAAGGATAAATACAAGGGAAAAGTGGAAAAAACCATAAGCGATATATGTGATATTTTATATTCATGTAAAAACACCAGGGATATTTTAGTATCACTCATGAATAATTCACTTGGTAAAAATGCAGGTTTACTGTTTAGAACAAGTGAAGACGGAAAGTTTATAGATGAAGAAATTATTCTAAAGGATGAAAAAAATTCTATTTTCAATATGTCAAAGTTGGCTGTCCTGATGTCGCTTGCAAGATAATTGTCAAATTTATAGATATAATAATGTAAAATAAATAAAATAATGAAATTTTTATATTGAAAAATTTCATAAACAAATATATAATTTAAACTAAACCGAAAATTAAAGGGGGCAATTTACATGAAATCAATTGAGGGATTACCACCAAAGCAGGGACTTTATGATCCAAGTTTTGAAAGGGACAATTGTGGAGTTGGCTTTGTTGCAAATATTAAAGGAGAAAAGTCACATGATGTAGTAAAAAAAGGACTTAGAGTCTTGGTCAATCTTACACATAGAGGTGCTGTTGGTGCTGATCCTAAAACTGGTGATGGAGCAGGAATACTTGTTCAAATACCAGACGAATTTTTTAGAATATGCTGTGATAATCAGGGGGTAATACTTCCTCCTGCCGGTAAATATGCAGTAGGAATGATATTTTTACCAAAAGAACCAGCTATTAGATATCAATGTGAGGGTATTCTGGAGAGAATTATAAAAGAAGAAGGACAAAAAATACTTGGATGGAGAACTGTTCCTACAGATGACAGGGGAATTGGCGAAACAGCAAGAGGAACAGAACCTATAATAAGACAGGTATTTGTAGAAAATTGTCTTGAAAACCAGACTGAATTCGAGCGTAAATTATATATAATAAGAAAAAGAGCTGAAAATGAAGTTGAAAAATTGGTTAAAAGAAATGCTGAATATTTTTACATATGTTCTTTTTCAAGCAAGACAGTAGTTTACAAGGGACTTCTTTTGGCAGATCAGATAACTGGATATTATCTGGATTTAAATGATGTCAATTTCAAAAGTGCTATAGCGCTGGTCCATCAGAGATTCAGCACAAATACATTCCCAACATGGGATCTGGCACAGCCTTTCAGATATCTGGCTCATAATGGAGAGATAAATACTATACGAGGAAACAGAAACTGGATGAATGCCAGGGAGGGGATTTTAAAGTCAAGTGCATTCAAGAAAGATATAGGCAAATTATTTCCTATAATAACGCCTAATGGCAGTGATTCTGCATCTCTTGACAATATGTTCGAGCTGTTGACAGTAGATGGGAGAAGCATTGCCCATTCGATGATGATGCTCATACCAGAGGCGTGGGAGAAAAATGACGATATGCCTGCATATAAAAAAGCATTCTACGAATACCATGGTTCGCTGATAGAACCTTGGGATGGACCGGCTGCTGTTTTCTTTACCGACGGTGATCAGGTAGGTGCTACACTTGACAGAAATGGTCTAAGACCTGCTAAATATGTAATAACGAAGGATGGTCAGGTTGCAATGGCTTCAGAACTTGGTGTGCTTGAATTCAATCCTGAGGAAGTAATCGAAAAAGGTCGTCTGAAACCTGGAAAAATGTTTCTGGTTGATACCAAAAAGGGAAAAATTGTAGACGATCAGGAACTTAAAAGAGAATTGTGCATGGATAAACCTTATGAAGAGTATATAAAAGACAGCAAAAGATTGCTTGAAGATTTTGAAGATGTATCTGAATATACGGAAATAAGTCCTGAAAAATTGAAAGAACAGCAGCAGGCTTTCGGGTATACTATGGAGGACTTGAAAGTCATACTTAAATTTATGGCTGAAAGCGGCAAGGAACCATTGGGCTCCATGGGAAATGATACTCCCCTTGCTGTTTTGTCTGACAGACCGCAGCTTTTATTCTCATATTTCAGACAGTTGTTTGCACAGGTAACCAATCCACCTATAGATCCAATAAGAGAAGGTGTGGTAATGTCACTTATGAATTACCTTGGACCTCAGAACAATATACTCAGCAAAGGTGCTATAGACAGTCCTTTTATAGAGCTTAAAAGCCCTGTTTTAACAGATGATGAGATGGCTAAGATAAAGAAACTTGGGGATGTCAATTTTAAGACAACTACCGTACCTATAACATTTAAATATGACAGCGGCATATCGGGCTTCAAGGAGGCACTTAAATTAATATGTGAAAGGGTGTCTAAAAAAGTTGACGAAGGATATAACATCCTAGTTTTAAGTGATAAAAAAATAGATGAGTATGAAGCTACTATACCTAGTCTTCTTGCAGTATCTGCAGTCCATCATTATCTGATAAAGAAAAAGACAAGAACCAAGGTATCCATAATAGTAGAGACTGGAGAAGCAAGGGAGACAACTCATTTTGCACTTTTGATTGGATATGGTGCCAGTGCTGTGTGTCCATATCTTGCTTACAGGTCAATTGAAAAATTGGTTGATACCGGCGTCATAAAGGATGTTTCAAAGGAAAAGGCAGATTCAAATTATAGGGAGGCTGTTTGTGCCGGATTACTGAAAATACTATCCAAGATGGGGATTTGTACAATTCAAAGCTACCACGGCGCCCAGATATTTGAAGCACTTGGTTTGAGTCAGGAGTTTGTAGATAAATATTTTAAGGGTACTACAACTACTATAGGCGGTATAGGAATAGACATTGTAGCCAAGGAAGTGCTTTTAAGGCATAGAAGAGCCTTTGACAGGTTTAGAAATCCTTCACTTGAATTGGACATAGGAGGTTTGTATTCATGGAGAAAAGAGGGAGAGTTTCATCTTTTCAATCCTATGACAATACATAAGCTTCAACTTGCATCAAGAAAAAATGATTATAAACTATATAAGGAATATTCAAATCTGGTAGATGACCAGAGAAAACAGCCGTGTACACTTAGAAGCTTATTGGATTTTGACTTTGACAGCAGCTGTGGAATTCCAATTGAGGAAGTGGAACCTGAGAGTGAAATAATAAAGAGGTTCTGTTCTGGTGCAATGTCACTTGGGGCACTCAGCAAGGAATGTCATGAAACTATAGCTATTGCCATGAATAAAATTGGGGCAAAGAGTAATTCAGGAGAGGGCGGAGAAGATTATAGAAGATTCAAGGTAGGAAGAGATGGACAGAACAAAAGAGGTGCAATAAAACAGGTTGCATCTGCAAGATTTGGTGTTACTACAGAGTATCTTGTAAATACGGATGAAATACAGATAAAAGTAGCTCAGGGTGCTAAACCCGGTGAAGGCGGCCATCTTCCTGGACCAAAGGTAGATCATTATATTGCGGAAGTCAGACATTCTACTCCGGGAATAGCTCTCATATCTCCACCACCGCATCATGATATATATTCGATAGAAGATCTGGCTCAGCTTATATATGATTTGAAAAGTGTAAATCCCAACAGCAGAATCAGTGTAAAACTTGTATCGGAAGTTGGAGTTGGAATTGTTGCAGCAGGTGTGGCAAAAGCACATGCAGATTTAATATTGATAAGTGGACATGACGGCGGAACGGGGGCATCACCACTTTCGTCCATGAGGTATGCCGGTACTCCTTGGGAAATAGGACTCTCAGAAACGCATCAGGTACTTCTTCTGAACAATTTGAGAAGCAAGGTAAGACTTCAAACAGATGGACAGTTGAAGACGGGGAAGGACGTAGTTGTTGCATCGCTGCTCGGTGCAGAAGAGTTTGGATTTGCAACTACGCTGCTTGTAACATTGGGTTGTACTCTTCTTAGAAAATGTCACTGCAACATGTGTTCCATGGGGATTGCAACACAGGATCCGGAATTGAGGAAAAATTTCAAGGGAAAGCCTGAATATATAATCAACTTTTTAACTTTTATAGCTAGAGAAGTTAGGGAATATATGGCTAAGCTTGGATTCAGAACAATGAATGAAATGATTGGGAGAGTAGATAAACTCAAGGTAAAGGATGGCGAGAATCTGGATCATTGGAAGATTAAGGGACTTGATTTTTCAAGTATATTCTACAGGCCGGATGTACCTGAAAGGATAAAGCCATATTGTACGATACAGCAGGATCACGGTATAGATAGTGCACTTGACCATACTTTGATACAGATTGCATCTCCGGCATTGAATGATAGAAAAAGCGTATGTGGGGATTTTGAAATAAAGAATGTCAATAGAAGTGTCGGAACCATGTTAAGCGGCAAGATAGCCAAGATTTTTG
Proteins encoded in this region:
- a CDS encoding exonuclease SbcCD subunit D; this encodes MKIVHTADWHIGKIVNQVHMTEDQEYILNEFVSFVSTEKPNVIVISGDLYDRSVPPVEAVDLLDRVFTKILMELHIPIIAIAGNHDSGERIEFANRILKANGLYIYGKLGSTIEPVRIEDEYGCVNFYAVPYADPAEVRNIMHDENIHNHNDAMKAIVDSIKKSMDRNSRNILVAHGFISGGEVSDSERPLSIGGTEYIDRNIFEDFNYTALGHLHGPQRIGSDKIRYSGSLLKYSFSEARQKKSISIVNLDKDGEIHVEKKSLKPRRDMRVLKGKLKDILSPEIYRQGNVEDYICVNLTDEEQIIEPMSKLRSVYPNILKLTRESFGSSLKNDRIDIDKVYAKKDILKLFDEFYTGITGREFTREKKEVILDVLKYIKSEEGGIYETD
- a CDS encoding SbcC/MukB-like Walker B domain-containing protein; translation: MRPIKLVMTAFGPYAGREEIDFRKLGDKNIFLITGPTGAGKTTIFDGISYAVYGEASGDGRDGESLRSQFAKDDLITSVEIYFELRGRKYYIKRIPKQMKPKSRGSGFTEQKTDAEMRMYRGDEDYDVISGVSSVNEKIENIMGINYQQFRQIMMIPQGEFRKLLVSDSREKEKILRKIFNTEIYSRFESRLSDMAAAIYNDIKLLNQKVFENINKIQYEEDSRLHAAINSENKNYTAILELLKEKINFDTAEDAELKNRISKFTFKMENIQKKIYESTENNKKLNEKVQLENVLKSLRDRNKDIVLKEKRLSMGKVALKIRMFEENYVSRKEDLEVRQKELEKNKFSIKDAENRLKEDESIFKHEESMEDYRNGLSEKLAELKSYRDKAKKLQEEKEILNTARYKFQKVKSEWENKKIFMEELKKEIDSLREVVDNSVDFKEKKLVLESKYDKLSRLYAIIQDLDKENISIVKIRKDYKLYYSEMNKNRALVDKEKEKLDHMEDLFRKNQAAFIAASLKEGEPCPVCGSLHHPSIARGKGRCVDDAEIEIQKKCMEKAENIYEKTRIKFQNVDAEGQGKSEIIRRIKKDYNALSGENIADIEKDKLTEFIKNKLECLNLELQKLKKGIAEAENSWKYIENKKKNLREKVSEYNTSDEIFNKVNEEYSSEFIEVEKVKGILNQMTLDIPENLREQKVLENTIEKTEKIQIDAAKALKTARENYMNSKTRYERLCASKDSMEKDICNLKMRLEEAEKIFKEKLKSVGFSNMDDYKSSKISSIEEGELEKTINEFYRELKSAEDRYSRLCDQIKSIVISDVDKLNEEYENIKSKRIELEENRSSVNTKLQMNKAILSRLWDLFRIINDKEKSYGVVGELAEVSKGKNAARINFERYVLSAFFDSIIEAANIRFIRMSEGRYELDRIRESGKGRAQSGLDLQVYDNYTGKCRHVKTLSGGESFKAALSLSLGLADIVQCYSGGINLDTMFVDEGFGTLDPESLDGAIKCLVDLQNRGRLVGIISHVPELKERIDAKLEIIPGPEGSRARFNIR
- a CDS encoding peroxiredoxin, whose amino-acid sequence is MKIDVGNKAPDFTLTGSDKKEHKLSDYIGKKVILYFYSKDNTPGCSKEACLFRDNIDTLTELNAIVLGVSRDSLDSHDKFIYKLNIPFILLSDPDEKVCNLYGVMKEKNMFGKKKMGIERSTFIIDENGVVKKVYRKVRVDGHVDKIIEDIQ
- a CDS encoding VIT and vWA domain-containing protein, encoding MQMPYRCDHEEMQLKEVSINGNLCAGYGEIFINQTYQNTSKENIEGIYVFPMPDTAVISGFEAEIGGRILKALVEDKNKVNKIYENSGNLEQSHFSLEEFNPHFFKISLGKIIPGETVKIKFSYIDELEYSSNIFRLTIPGISRPGILKNESGPALIKNRILRRIKKNTHENEKLEFKSNIIVESMSRLNFKSLYHNVKIEREGYTTARISFNERPELTARDFVLLMKEENTQEADGMIYEYKNEDHKNGIVYMRIIPKLDKFEFDRGKRYIFLMDISYTMYGEKLKHEKDALQLCLRNMLPDDEFNIIAMGDRLEKFSQDMLDFNQDSLDRASKWIDELNIESDANIFEAIKYSIEEITEPATILMFTDDEIGEEENILSYVRKNIGQNTIFTFGVGDFANNYFLSRLAHESMGKAEFIDDSEKIEDVVLRQFNRIQNPQIENIKIDWGKLQVKATYPRTIEYIYDREPFSIFARVVGDVGGQVVLSGNVNGEEYLREIDIDSFNTEENANLLKKVWGRKRIESIKTSMKTERGDTRESMRKKIVEISKENGIISSETKFILMELREEPVLGIQLRNVIPVKVSEMTERNLKSTVAENRSIRTGFLYKNSNTDDNLYLNKKYPREKLIKIIAKNQFADGSFADYENCSKRDKIKTTSMAVLSFAMGKGNIDIYSNQINKAANFICENYKNIDFHKEIDITRLIILSLTILNKKNFLKDKYKGKVEKTISDICDILYSCKNTRDILVSLMNNSLGKNAGLLFRTSEDGKFIDEEIILKDEKNSIFNMSKLAVLMSLAR
- the gltB gene encoding glutamate synthase large subunit, giving the protein MKSIEGLPPKQGLYDPSFERDNCGVGFVANIKGEKSHDVVKKGLRVLVNLTHRGAVGADPKTGDGAGILVQIPDEFFRICCDNQGVILPPAGKYAVGMIFLPKEPAIRYQCEGILERIIKEEGQKILGWRTVPTDDRGIGETARGTEPIIRQVFVENCLENQTEFERKLYIIRKRAENEVEKLVKRNAEYFYICSFSSKTVVYKGLLLADQITGYYLDLNDVNFKSAIALVHQRFSTNTFPTWDLAQPFRYLAHNGEINTIRGNRNWMNAREGILKSSAFKKDIGKLFPIITPNGSDSASLDNMFELLTVDGRSIAHSMMMLIPEAWEKNDDMPAYKKAFYEYHGSLIEPWDGPAAVFFTDGDQVGATLDRNGLRPAKYVITKDGQVAMASELGVLEFNPEEVIEKGRLKPGKMFLVDTKKGKIVDDQELKRELCMDKPYEEYIKDSKRLLEDFEDVSEYTEISPEKLKEQQQAFGYTMEDLKVILKFMAESGKEPLGSMGNDTPLAVLSDRPQLLFSYFRQLFAQVTNPPIDPIREGVVMSLMNYLGPQNNILSKGAIDSPFIELKSPVLTDDEMAKIKKLGDVNFKTTTVPITFKYDSGISGFKEALKLICERVSKKVDEGYNILVLSDKKIDEYEATIPSLLAVSAVHHYLIKKKTRTKVSIIVETGEARETTHFALLIGYGASAVCPYLAYRSIEKLVDTGVIKDVSKEKADSNYREAVCAGLLKILSKMGICTIQSYHGAQIFEALGLSQEFVDKYFKGTTTTIGGIGIDIVAKEVLLRHRRAFDRFRNPSLELDIGGLYSWRKEGEFHLFNPMTIHKLQLASRKNDYKLYKEYSNLVDDQRKQPCTLRSLLDFDFDSSCGIPIEEVEPESEIIKRFCSGAMSLGALSKECHETIAIAMNKIGAKSNSGEGGEDYRRFKVGRDGQNKRGAIKQVASARFGVTTEYLVNTDEIQIKVAQGAKPGEGGHLPGPKVDHYIAEVRHSTPGIALISPPPHHDIYSIEDLAQLIYDLKSVNPNSRISVKLVSEVGVGIVAAGVAKAHADLILISGHDGGTGASPLSSMRYAGTPWEIGLSETHQVLLLNNLRSKVRLQTDGQLKTGKDVVVASLLGAEEFGFATTLLVTLGCTLLRKCHCNMCSMGIATQDPELRKNFKGKPEYIINFLTFIAREVREYMAKLGFRTMNEMIGRVDKLKVKDGENLDHWKIKGLDFSSIFYRPDVPERIKPYCTIQQDHGIDSALDHTLIQIASPALNDRKSVCGDFEIKNVNRSVGTMLSGKIAKIFGREGLPDDTIVFNFKGSAGQSFGAFGMKGLTLKLVGDANDYVGKGLSGAKLIIETPENAGYKAGNSFVAGNTILYGATSGKLFVNGMAGERFGVRNSGACAVVEGVGDHCCEYMTGGTIVVIGKTGRNFGAGMSGGIAYVLDEDNDFDKNCNMDMVEINELDSDDEKMVYDLVSEHRESANSFKAKYILDNWDKCRSKFKKVIPTAYKLILQKNKQAVKVS